One region of Litorilinea aerophila genomic DNA includes:
- the lysW gene encoding lysine biosynthesis protein LysW — protein MSLQTVSGTAECPECFAEIELVDVMENEITQCPECGADLEVVSIDPLQLELAPEEEEDWGE, from the coding sequence ATGTCATTGCAAACCGTCTCCGGCACTGCCGAGTGCCCTGAATGTTTTGCGGAGATCGAGCTGGTGGATGTGATGGAGAACGAGATCACCCAGTGCCCCGAGTGTGGCGCGGATCTGGAGGTGGTCAGCATCGATCCGTTACAACTGGAACTGGCCCCGGAAGAAGAAGAGGACTGGGGAGAATAA